One segment of Carya illinoinensis cultivar Pawnee chromosome 13, C.illinoinensisPawnee_v1, whole genome shotgun sequence DNA contains the following:
- the LOC122291907 gene encoding uncharacterized protein YKR070W isoform X4, giving the protein MGSFGILRRASQSQRSNTKQLPSLFFSLLFSRSISQLSSQSQWPSFGIAFDIDGVVLREDTPIGGSPQALRRLYDDSGYLKIPYVFLTNGGGFRESKRAFQLSELLGVNILSSQVLQGHSPFKQLVDRYENEFIVAVGKGEPAAVMFEYGFKNVLSIDEYASFFEDIDPLAKYKKWTSKLAANQSSTFNKITQTKSLYSQRVQAAFVVSDSVDWSRDIQVLCDILRTGGLPGREIGNQPPLYFAHDDLKYQLHVDHAIDESHFKTVYMVGDNPTVDIKGARQAGHPWFSILTRTGVFKGKENDADFPADLVVDTVEEVVDYILRKERISRQTRIQVAQEAAWKWCAVAESHLDMVQVTS; this is encoded by the exons atgggaAGCTTTGGAATACTCAGAAGGGCTTCGCAATCCCAGCGCTCAAATACAAAGCAATTGCCCTCGCTTTTCTTCTCCCTATTATTCTCTCGCTCAATCTCTCAGCTTTCCTCACAGTCTCAATG GCCTTCTTTTGGCATCGCGTTCGATATCGATGGCGTCGTTCTGCGCGAAGACACGCCGATTGGAGGCTCCCCCCAGGCTCTGAGAAGGTTATATGATGACTCTG GTTATTTGAAGATTCCTTACGTTTTCTTGACAAATG GAGGTGGTTTTCGTGAATCGAAAAGAGCCTTCCAGTTAAGTGAACTGTTGGGTGTAAACATTTTATCCTCACAG GTATTACAAGGTCATTCTCCTTTTAAACAACTAGTGGATAG ATATGAGAATGAATTCATTGTTGCTGTGGGAAAAGGTGAACCTGCTGCTGTGATGTTTGAATATGGGTTTAA aaatgTGCTCTCTATAGATGAGTATGCATCCTTCTTTGAAGACATTGATCCGTTGGcaaaatataagaaatggaCAAGTAAGTTGGCTGCCAATCAGAGTAGCACTTTTAACAAGATAACTCAAACAAAGAGTCTTTACTCACAGAGGGTTCAGGCGGCATTTGTTGTTAGTGATTCTGTAGACTGGAGCAGAGACATTCAG GTTCTATGTGACATTTTAAGAACCGGAGGTCTTCCTGGAAGGGAAATTGGAAACCAACCACCTCTATATTTTGCGCATGATGACCTTAAGTATCAG CTGCATGTTGATCATGCAATTGACGAAAGTCATTTCAAGACAGTATATATGGTTGGAGATAATCCTACAGTTGACATCAAAGGTGCAAGGCAG GCCGGGCATCCCTGGTTTTCCATTCTGACGAGGACAGGGGTTTTTaagggaaaggaaaatgatgctGATTTTCCAGCAGATCTG GTTGTTGACACCGTGGAAGAAGTGGTGGACTATATATTGAGAAAGGAACGCATCTC AAGACAGACCAGGATCCAGGTCGCTCAAGAGGCTGCTTGGAAATGGTGTGCAGTGGCTGAGTCTCACCTGGACATGGTGCAAGTCACTAGTTAG
- the LOC122291907 gene encoding uncharacterized protein YKR070W isoform X1: protein MGSFGILRRASQSQRSNTKQLPSLFFSLLFSRSISQLSSQSQWPSFGIAFDIDGVVLREDTPIGGSPQALRRLYDDSGYLKIPYVFLTNGGGFRESKRAFQLSELLGVNILSSQVLQGHSPFKQLVDRYENEFIVAVGKGEPAAVMFEYGFKNVLSIDEYASFFEDIDPLAKYKKWTSKLAANQSSTFNKITQTKSLYSQRVQAAFVVSDSVDWSRDIQVLCDILRTGGLPGREIGNQPPLYFAHDDLKYQATFPSERFGMGAFRIALESIFNRIHPNALEYTSFGKPNSFVFRNAETVLKQLLSSLDHKLHVDHAIDESHFKTVYMVGDNPTVDIKGARQAGHPWFSILTRTGVFKGKENDADFPADLVVDTVEEVVDYILRKERISRQTRIQVAQEAAWKWCAVAESHLDMVQVTS, encoded by the exons atgggaAGCTTTGGAATACTCAGAAGGGCTTCGCAATCCCAGCGCTCAAATACAAAGCAATTGCCCTCGCTTTTCTTCTCCCTATTATTCTCTCGCTCAATCTCTCAGCTTTCCTCACAGTCTCAATG GCCTTCTTTTGGCATCGCGTTCGATATCGATGGCGTCGTTCTGCGCGAAGACACGCCGATTGGAGGCTCCCCCCAGGCTCTGAGAAGGTTATATGATGACTCTG GTTATTTGAAGATTCCTTACGTTTTCTTGACAAATG GAGGTGGTTTTCGTGAATCGAAAAGAGCCTTCCAGTTAAGTGAACTGTTGGGTGTAAACATTTTATCCTCACAG GTATTACAAGGTCATTCTCCTTTTAAACAACTAGTGGATAG ATATGAGAATGAATTCATTGTTGCTGTGGGAAAAGGTGAACCTGCTGCTGTGATGTTTGAATATGGGTTTAA aaatgTGCTCTCTATAGATGAGTATGCATCCTTCTTTGAAGACATTGATCCGTTGGcaaaatataagaaatggaCAAGTAAGTTGGCTGCCAATCAGAGTAGCACTTTTAACAAGATAACTCAAACAAAGAGTCTTTACTCACAGAGGGTTCAGGCGGCATTTGTTGTTAGTGATTCTGTAGACTGGAGCAGAGACATTCAG GTTCTATGTGACATTTTAAGAACCGGAGGTCTTCCTGGAAGGGAAATTGGAAACCAACCACCTCTATATTTTGCGCATGATGACCTTAAGTATCAG GCTACTTTTCCTTCTGAGCGATTTGGCATGGGAGCTTTCAGAATTGCATTAGAATCCATTTTCAATAG AATCCACCCTAACGCTCTAGAGTATACATCTTTTGGGAAGCCAAATTCATTTGTATTTAGGAATGCTGAAACTGTACTAAAGCAGCTTCTGTCATCTCTTGACCATAAGCTGCATGTTGATCATGCAATTGACGAAAGTCATTTCAAGACAGTATATATGGTTGGAGATAATCCTACAGTTGACATCAAAGGTGCAAGGCAG GCCGGGCATCCCTGGTTTTCCATTCTGACGAGGACAGGGGTTTTTaagggaaaggaaaatgatgctGATTTTCCAGCAGATCTG GTTGTTGACACCGTGGAAGAAGTGGTGGACTATATATTGAGAAAGGAACGCATCTC AAGACAGACCAGGATCCAGGTCGCTCAAGAGGCTGCTTGGAAATGGTGTGCAGTGGCTGAGTCTCACCTGGACATGGTGCAAGTCACTAGTTAG
- the LOC122291907 gene encoding uncharacterized protein YKR070W isoform X2 yields the protein MGSFGILRRASQSQRSNTKQLPSLFFSLLFSRSISQLSSQSQWPSFGIAFDIDGVVLREDTPIGGSPQALRRLYDDSGGGFRESKRAFQLSELLGVNILSSQVLQGHSPFKQLVDRYENEFIVAVGKGEPAAVMFEYGFKNVLSIDEYASFFEDIDPLAKYKKWTSKLAANQSSTFNKITQTKSLYSQRVQAAFVVSDSVDWSRDIQVLCDILRTGGLPGREIGNQPPLYFAHDDLKYQATFPSERFGMGAFRIALESIFNRIHPNALEYTSFGKPNSFVFRNAETVLKQLLSSLDHKLHVDHAIDESHFKTVYMVGDNPTVDIKGARQAGHPWFSILTRTGVFKGKENDADFPADLVVDTVEEVVDYILRKERISRQTRIQVAQEAAWKWCAVAESHLDMVQVTS from the exons atgggaAGCTTTGGAATACTCAGAAGGGCTTCGCAATCCCAGCGCTCAAATACAAAGCAATTGCCCTCGCTTTTCTTCTCCCTATTATTCTCTCGCTCAATCTCTCAGCTTTCCTCACAGTCTCAATG GCCTTCTTTTGGCATCGCGTTCGATATCGATGGCGTCGTTCTGCGCGAAGACACGCCGATTGGAGGCTCCCCCCAGGCTCTGAGAAGGTTATATGATGACTCTG GAGGTGGTTTTCGTGAATCGAAAAGAGCCTTCCAGTTAAGTGAACTGTTGGGTGTAAACATTTTATCCTCACAG GTATTACAAGGTCATTCTCCTTTTAAACAACTAGTGGATAG ATATGAGAATGAATTCATTGTTGCTGTGGGAAAAGGTGAACCTGCTGCTGTGATGTTTGAATATGGGTTTAA aaatgTGCTCTCTATAGATGAGTATGCATCCTTCTTTGAAGACATTGATCCGTTGGcaaaatataagaaatggaCAAGTAAGTTGGCTGCCAATCAGAGTAGCACTTTTAACAAGATAACTCAAACAAAGAGTCTTTACTCACAGAGGGTTCAGGCGGCATTTGTTGTTAGTGATTCTGTAGACTGGAGCAGAGACATTCAG GTTCTATGTGACATTTTAAGAACCGGAGGTCTTCCTGGAAGGGAAATTGGAAACCAACCACCTCTATATTTTGCGCATGATGACCTTAAGTATCAG GCTACTTTTCCTTCTGAGCGATTTGGCATGGGAGCTTTCAGAATTGCATTAGAATCCATTTTCAATAG AATCCACCCTAACGCTCTAGAGTATACATCTTTTGGGAAGCCAAATTCATTTGTATTTAGGAATGCTGAAACTGTACTAAAGCAGCTTCTGTCATCTCTTGACCATAAGCTGCATGTTGATCATGCAATTGACGAAAGTCATTTCAAGACAGTATATATGGTTGGAGATAATCCTACAGTTGACATCAAAGGTGCAAGGCAG GCCGGGCATCCCTGGTTTTCCATTCTGACGAGGACAGGGGTTTTTaagggaaaggaaaatgatgctGATTTTCCAGCAGATCTG GTTGTTGACACCGTGGAAGAAGTGGTGGACTATATATTGAGAAAGGAACGCATCTC AAGACAGACCAGGATCCAGGTCGCTCAAGAGGCTGCTTGGAAATGGTGTGCAGTGGCTGAGTCTCACCTGGACATGGTGCAAGTCACTAGTTAG
- the LOC122291907 gene encoding uncharacterized protein YKR070W isoform X5 codes for MVLQGHSPFKQLVDRYENEFIVAVGKGEPAAVMFEYGFKNVLSIDEYASFFEDIDPLAKYKKWTSKLAANQSSTFNKITQTKSLYSQRVQAAFVVSDSVDWSRDIQVLCDILRTGGLPGREIGNQPPLYFAHDDLKYQATFPSERFGMGAFRIALESIFNRIHPNALEYTSFGKPNSFVFRNAETVLKQLLSSLDHKLHVDHAIDESHFKTVYMVGDNPTVDIKGARQAGHPWFSILTRTGVFKGKENDADFPADLVVDTVEEVVDYILRKERISRQTRIQVAQEAAWKWCAVAESHLDMVQVTS; via the exons ATG GTATTACAAGGTCATTCTCCTTTTAAACAACTAGTGGATAG ATATGAGAATGAATTCATTGTTGCTGTGGGAAAAGGTGAACCTGCTGCTGTGATGTTTGAATATGGGTTTAA aaatgTGCTCTCTATAGATGAGTATGCATCCTTCTTTGAAGACATTGATCCGTTGGcaaaatataagaaatggaCAAGTAAGTTGGCTGCCAATCAGAGTAGCACTTTTAACAAGATAACTCAAACAAAGAGTCTTTACTCACAGAGGGTTCAGGCGGCATTTGTTGTTAGTGATTCTGTAGACTGGAGCAGAGACATTCAG GTTCTATGTGACATTTTAAGAACCGGAGGTCTTCCTGGAAGGGAAATTGGAAACCAACCACCTCTATATTTTGCGCATGATGACCTTAAGTATCAG GCTACTTTTCCTTCTGAGCGATTTGGCATGGGAGCTTTCAGAATTGCATTAGAATCCATTTTCAATAG AATCCACCCTAACGCTCTAGAGTATACATCTTTTGGGAAGCCAAATTCATTTGTATTTAGGAATGCTGAAACTGTACTAAAGCAGCTTCTGTCATCTCTTGACCATAAGCTGCATGTTGATCATGCAATTGACGAAAGTCATTTCAAGACAGTATATATGGTTGGAGATAATCCTACAGTTGACATCAAAGGTGCAAGGCAG GCCGGGCATCCCTGGTTTTCCATTCTGACGAGGACAGGGGTTTTTaagggaaaggaaaatgatgctGATTTTCCAGCAGATCTG GTTGTTGACACCGTGGAAGAAGTGGTGGACTATATATTGAGAAAGGAACGCATCTC AAGACAGACCAGGATCCAGGTCGCTCAAGAGGCTGCTTGGAAATGGTGTGCAGTGGCTGAGTCTCACCTGGACATGGTGCAAGTCACTAGTTAG
- the LOC122291907 gene encoding uncharacterized protein YKR070W isoform X3, with protein sequence MGSFGILRRASQSQRSNTKQLPSLFFSLLFSRSISQLSSQSQWPSFGIAFDIDGVVLREDTPIGGSPQALRRLYDDSGYLKIPYVFLTNGGGFRESKRAFQLSELLGVNILSSQVLQGHSPFKQLVDRYENEFIVAVGKGEPAAVMFEYGFKNVLSIDEYASFFEDIDPLAKYKKWTSKLAANQSSTFNKITQTKSLYSQRVQAAFVVSDSVDWSRDIQVLCDILRTGGLPGREIGNQPPLYFAHDDLKYQATFPSERFGMGAFRIALESIFNRIHPNALEYTSFGKPNSFVFRNAETVLKQLLSSLDHKLHVDHAIDESHFKTVYMVGDNPTVDIKGARQAGHPWFSILTRTGVFKGKENDADFPADLCRLLTPWKKWWTIY encoded by the exons atgggaAGCTTTGGAATACTCAGAAGGGCTTCGCAATCCCAGCGCTCAAATACAAAGCAATTGCCCTCGCTTTTCTTCTCCCTATTATTCTCTCGCTCAATCTCTCAGCTTTCCTCACAGTCTCAATG GCCTTCTTTTGGCATCGCGTTCGATATCGATGGCGTCGTTCTGCGCGAAGACACGCCGATTGGAGGCTCCCCCCAGGCTCTGAGAAGGTTATATGATGACTCTG GTTATTTGAAGATTCCTTACGTTTTCTTGACAAATG GAGGTGGTTTTCGTGAATCGAAAAGAGCCTTCCAGTTAAGTGAACTGTTGGGTGTAAACATTTTATCCTCACAG GTATTACAAGGTCATTCTCCTTTTAAACAACTAGTGGATAG ATATGAGAATGAATTCATTGTTGCTGTGGGAAAAGGTGAACCTGCTGCTGTGATGTTTGAATATGGGTTTAA aaatgTGCTCTCTATAGATGAGTATGCATCCTTCTTTGAAGACATTGATCCGTTGGcaaaatataagaaatggaCAAGTAAGTTGGCTGCCAATCAGAGTAGCACTTTTAACAAGATAACTCAAACAAAGAGTCTTTACTCACAGAGGGTTCAGGCGGCATTTGTTGTTAGTGATTCTGTAGACTGGAGCAGAGACATTCAG GTTCTATGTGACATTTTAAGAACCGGAGGTCTTCCTGGAAGGGAAATTGGAAACCAACCACCTCTATATTTTGCGCATGATGACCTTAAGTATCAG GCTACTTTTCCTTCTGAGCGATTTGGCATGGGAGCTTTCAGAATTGCATTAGAATCCATTTTCAATAG AATCCACCCTAACGCTCTAGAGTATACATCTTTTGGGAAGCCAAATTCATTTGTATTTAGGAATGCTGAAACTGTACTAAAGCAGCTTCTGTCATCTCTTGACCATAAGCTGCATGTTGATCATGCAATTGACGAAAGTCATTTCAAGACAGTATATATGGTTGGAGATAATCCTACAGTTGACATCAAAGGTGCAAGGCAG GCCGGGCATCCCTGGTTTTCCATTCTGACGAGGACAGGGGTTTTTaagggaaaggaaaatgatgctGATTTTCCAGCAGATCTG TGCAGGTTGTTGACACCGTGGAAGAAGTGGTGGACTATATATTGA